A section of the Triticum dicoccoides isolate Atlit2015 ecotype Zavitan chromosome 7A, WEW_v2.0, whole genome shotgun sequence genome encodes:
- the LOC119327360 gene encoding peroxidase P7-like, with protein MAATAVRCLLMAAAVLAPLFAGSEGAYLTPKFYDRRCPGLPGIVRAAMTQAVAAEPRMGASILRLFFHDCFVNGCDASILLDDTANFTGEKNAGPNANSVRGYDVIDTIKAQVEAACKATVSCADIVALAARDSVNLLGGPTWTVQLGRRDARNASQSAANSNLPSPASSLAGLITTFGNKGLTPRDMTALSGAHSLGQARCATFRDRIYNDTNIDPKFAALRKLTCPQTGGDAALAPIDVSTPTWFDTTYYDNLVNKQGLFHSDQELYNGGSQDIMVKVYMRNPDTFAMDFGKAMVKMGSLMPSADTPTEIRLDCKKIN; from the exons ATGGCCGCCACCGCGGTGAGGTGCCTGCTCATGGCCGCCGCTGTCCTGGCCCCGCTTTTCGCCGGCTCCGAGGGCGCGTATCTGACGCCCAAGTTCTACGACCGGAGGTGCCCCGGCTTGCCGGGCATCGTGCGGGCGGCGATGACGCAGGCCGTCGCGGCCGAGCCGCGGATGGGCGCCTCCATCCTCCGTTTGttcttccacgactgcttcgtcaAT GGCTGCGACGCGTCGATCTTGCTCGACGACACCGCCAACTTCACCGGCGAGAAGAATGCGGGGCCGAACGCCAACTCGGTGCGCGGCTACGACGTCATCGACACCATCAAGGCCCAGGTCGAGGCGGCCTGCAAGGCCaccgtctcctgcgccgacatcgTCGCCCTCGCCGCACGGGACAGCGTCAACCTG CTCGGCGGGCCGACGTGGACGGTGCAGCTGGGCCGCCGCGACGCGCGGAACGCGAGCCAGAGCGCGGCCAACTCCAACCTCCCGAGCCCGGCGTCCAGCCTCGCCGGCCTGATCACCACGTTCGGCAACAAGGGGCTGACGCCGCGGGACATGACGGCGCTGTCCGGCGCGCACTCGCTCGGGCAGGCCCGGTGCGCCACCTTCCGCGACCGCATCTACAACGACACCAACATCGACCCCAAGTTCGCGGCGCTCCGGAAGCTGACGTGCCCGCAGACCGGCGGCGACGCCGCGCTCGCGCCCATCGACGTGTCGACGCCGACCTGGTTCGACACCACCTACTACGACAACCTCGTTAACAAGCAGGGGCTTTTCCATTCGGACCAGGAGCTGTACAACGGCGGCTCGCAGGACATCATGGTGAAGGTGTACATGCGCAACCCGGACACATTCGCCATGGACTTCGGCAAGGCGATGGTGAAGATGGGCAGCCTCATGCCGTCGGCGGACACGCCCACGGAGATCAGGCTGGACTGCAAGAAGATCAACTAA
- the LOC119330853 gene encoding uncharacterized protein LOC119330853, with protein sequence MDSFPPPPPPPPSGPVLLPFSSDSPLPSLPWPDLIAGAAGATLRLVSAHSRHFLALSCLLLLPLSLLLLSLPAPFPGASPSVSLRSPQDSWSTPLLLLALVAALLYLAAFAAVAASAHAGFFGRPVKLLASLRSVPASVLRLLLTALPASPLLLIPLLPLPAEISTGIALLGVALLVPFWSLAGAAAIVESTAGPSPLRQSCRLLSGARLAALSAFLVFAAGIGVVLWGFSGVAMETYDAATGWAGMAPVVVKAMVGTAVLAAMVLYGIVINVVLYMHCRAIHGELTGEIYNEFASSYVYLPFDEGKDRHIVSVVTLWP encoded by the coding sequence ATGGACTCTTTCCCGCcgccccccccgccgccgccgtctgggCCGGTGCTCTTGCCCTTCTCCTCCGATTCGCCGTTGCCCTCTCTCCCTTGGCCTGACCTCATCGCCGGCGCGGCCGGTGCCACCCTCCGCCTCGTCTCCGCCCACTCACGCCACTTCCTCGCCCTCTCCtgcctcctcctgctgccgctctccctcctcctcctctccctccccgCGCCCTTCCCCGGCGCCTCCCCTTCCGTCTCCCTCCGATCCCCGCAAGATTCTTGGAGCACCCCCCTCCTGCTTCTCGCTCTCGTGGCGGCGCTTCTTTACCTCGCCGccttcgccgccgtcgccgccagcgCGCACGCCGGGTTCTTCGGCCGCCCCGTCAAGCTCCTCGCCTCGCTCCGCTCCGTGCCCGCCTCCGTTCTCCGCCTCCTCCTCACAGCTCTCCCGGCCTCACCTCTTCTGCTTATCCCCCTGCTCCCACTGCCCGCTGAAATCAGCACAGGTATTGCTCTTCTCGGCGTCGCCCTCTTAGTCCCCTTCTGGTCCCTCGCCGGCGCCGCAGCCATCGTGGAGTCCACTGCTGGGCCCTCCCCGCTCCGCCAGAGCTGCCGGCTGCTCTCCGGCGCACGCCTGGCGGCGCTCTCCGCGTTCTTGGTCTTTGCCGCAGGCATTGGGGTAGTACTCTGGGGTTTCAGTGGGGTGGCCATGGAGACATATGATGCTGCCACCGGTTGGGCTGGCATGGCGCCGGTTGTGGTCAAGGCCATGGTTGGAACGGCAGTGTTGGCCGCAATGGTGCTTTAtggaatcgtgatcaacgtggtatTGTATATGCACTGCCGTGCAATCCATGGGGAGCTCACCGGAGAGATCTACAATGAATTTGCAAGCTCATATGTCTACCTGCCGTTCGATGAGGGCAAGGATCGTCATATTGTATCGGTGGTCACACTGTGGCCTTGA